One genomic window of Evansella cellulosilytica DSM 2522 includes the following:
- a CDS encoding (2Fe-2S)-binding protein: MIKKTFDLSINGEIHSVIARPADTLLYVLREYIGLTGSKPGCLNGDCGACTVNVNGKPMKSCLMLGIEAIDKEVETIEGVRGTEIQKAFVEKFAFQCGYCTPGFIMNCHSLLKNHPNADDRTIADWLDSNICRCTSYEEIEAAVKSVIKHSKQSN; this comes from the coding sequence GTGATAAAAAAAACGTTTGATTTAAGTATCAATGGTGAAATACATTCCGTGATTGCTCGTCCAGCTGATACGTTACTTTATGTTTTACGTGAGTACATTGGATTAACTGGCTCAAAGCCAGGGTGTTTAAATGGTGACTGTGGCGCTTGTACGGTTAATGTAAATGGGAAGCCAATGAAGTCATGCTTGATGTTAGGAATTGAAGCGATTGATAAGGAAGTAGAGACGATTGAAGGGGTTCGTGGTACAGAAATTCAAAAAGCGTTCGTGGAGAAGTTCGCTTTCCAATGTGGCTATTGTACTCCTGGATTTATAATGAATTGTCATTCCTTATTAAAAAATCACCCGAACGCTGATGATAGAACGATAGCCGATTGGCTAGATTCAAATATTTGTAGATGCACAAGCTATGAAGAAATTGAAGCAGCAGTCAAGTCGGTAATAAAGCATTCTAAACAATCAAACTGA
- a CDS encoding DUF2515 domain-containing protein, whose product MNLFKGIEVSVKKVSHAIEERYLSYKYEKMIKKFKVDNIDKVQVKKAINEISAYQEIIYVNQRERIIIEDIKRETSKLNRNNVTRTNAYIQFYRKFPKLHWSFLAHMVSRNGGWNMTDLKGSIVSEVLNSNEQQDFFTFLEKSNAYIFLDAYPQLLLYEKSVNIGKSLFHLLPIFGVSKFMIPFWEHYYINGNSQMITVALIINEQHFIEKKVVENHYFTKNVFNTWQYKTQELFQLTNVIFPYKDNKEKVRLVGRKVKGFQKVRERVAVGKQLYAILFGLKDHVYQFANEIVHTGSRADYWPSTFSRHKLAENEEIVNEAKGNNPRIYSPTLEKAWGDVSWKRPRNSDWFTQEIDVSPLFETEELPKRIDLTKKYEHELQTLHFVVIAKKNSI is encoded by the coding sequence ATGAATTTATTTAAAGGTATTGAAGTAAGCGTTAAAAAAGTAAGTCATGCAATAGAAGAAAGGTATCTTTCATACAAATATGAAAAAATGATAAAAAAGTTTAAAGTAGATAATATTGATAAAGTGCAAGTAAAGAAAGCAATAAATGAGATTTCAGCATATCAGGAAATAATATATGTTAATCAACGAGAAAGAATTATTATTGAGGATATCAAACGAGAAACAAGTAAACTGAATAGAAATAATGTCACAAGAACTAATGCGTATATACAATTTTATCGGAAATTCCCTAAGCTACACTGGTCATTTTTAGCTCATATGGTTTCAAGAAATGGTGGCTGGAATATGACTGATTTAAAAGGAAGCATTGTTTCAGAAGTGTTAAATTCAAACGAACAACAAGATTTCTTTACTTTTTTAGAGAAATCAAATGCGTACATATTCCTTGATGCTTATCCACAATTATTGTTGTATGAAAAAAGTGTGAATATAGGAAAGAGTTTATTTCACTTGTTACCAATATTTGGAGTGTCGAAATTTATGATCCCATTCTGGGAACATTATTACATAAACGGGAACTCTCAAATGATTACGGTTGCATTAATTATTAATGAGCAGCATTTTATCGAAAAGAAAGTTGTTGAAAATCATTATTTTACAAAGAACGTTTTTAATACTTGGCAATACAAAACACAAGAACTATTCCAACTAACGAACGTTATATTTCCGTATAAAGATAATAAAGAAAAAGTACGATTAGTTGGAAGGAAGGTAAAAGGTTTCCAGAAAGTAAGAGAAAGAGTGGCTGTTGGCAAACAGTTATATGCGATATTGTTCGGACTAAAGGATCATGTTTATCAATTCGCAAATGAGATCGTGCACACTGGGTCAAGGGCAGACTATTGGCCTTCAACTTTCTCAAGACATAAATTAGCAGAAAATGAGGAGATTGTAAATGAAGCTAAAGGAAATAATCCAAGAATATATAGCCCTACATTAGAGAAAGCTTGGGGTGATGTTAGTTGGAAGAGGCCTAGAAACTCTGATTGGTTTACACAAGAAATAGATGTTAGCCCTTTATTTGAAACAGAGGAGTTGCCAAAAAGAATAGATTTAACAAAAAAATACGAACATGAGTTACAAACGCTTCATTTTGTTGTGATTGCTAAAAAGAATTCAATTTAA
- a CDS encoding dynamin family protein, which produces MINLKQHEEFSFPLTISENFRLKKIQEKKENTLFEVAFCGHFSAGKSTILNTLLHAEVLPTSPIPTSANIIKIANGELGLTINTNEENKQWYGEIPWDKVREWGMDGSEVSSISIKAPLPFLHDNSCILDTPGVDSTDPTHKAMTMEQLYTTDVIVYCMDYNHVQSETNLYFLQQLSNENKPIFIIINQVDKHNESEIPFSEFKSSVKEVLQQWDIDYIKLYYTSMKERSHPLNEFDAFEKNIKGLLYNSNHLISDAKHRLEKGFLKSIQSRLIEEKDEEIEEIKLQLHKEGFTLAQLKEREELLHKQEKVINYREHLRSDFENDLGKLFKNVTLFPYVTTEYTRQWLESIQPGFKVGLLFSKKKTAEEQEKRLQALVTDLQEKVKTQLIFHIHDYFNKVDREMLSNKDMFDSKLSKLSYEVSEKLLVEQAKTGYTDRNYVFTFTNEVTSLIISDVKRKSLELHQVHIDGMAPQMEIEEKRLENELVLLNKLTKYLNKLNDIETKFQLLLNELDKSLAKFPQDTNYNRLILESLSKSYEDISNSFAHVLNIKDGVIDDDEIYTINESEIVFDEEQALSRLKKLKDVLDKYKAKKVLSEERNQLSEKIDKYEQQSFVISLFGAFSAGKSSFANALIGEDILPVSPNPTTATVNMVTHPQKNYPNGTVEVKVKSKQMLEKELDSIGQQLDIKLTVDNLRKWKPRQGKYLSSWQRTYIDYVSTLKSSIAGTKWSLGSTFTVNINEIQNIVAKESNACLIEKVVIYYDCPITAKGITIVDTPGVNSIHGRHTNVAFEQMRQSDAIFYLTYYNHAFSKADQHFLQQISKVNMSFSYDKLYFLINAADLAGSERELNGVRKHVFHQLVQNGVKTPRLFDLSSKEGLKQKRQNSNIMTSFAKFEKYFYDETIVQLKLLSKNTIEADLSNYTKKVEESLRFSNDELDQQKEKYILQKEKVEEQVKVVQEASYHFLEDKLQQELDQLLLYLKDRSKLVLSDNFLTAINVAVLTENSKSALQKQLINAVREWRSLGEYFIQQELEATLIRVEQKIKQVVEKELMVKKAEIQKHLPYLSYSPNVEIDPIKQTVDVRMIIDLSSYGDYLKSKRDFFEGGKMKTLKEKLVSDGTSQVNKLLEKVSEKMKYEIKNRLTALERKTKEELILSMHYELEHMEALFDKAEYNSLEHELEELKGV; this is translated from the coding sequence TTGATCAACTTAAAACAACACGAAGAATTTTCTTTTCCGTTAACGATTAGTGAAAATTTTCGACTAAAAAAGATTCAGGAAAAAAAGGAAAATACGCTGTTTGAAGTAGCGTTCTGCGGCCATTTTTCTGCAGGTAAATCTACTATACTAAACACTTTATTACATGCTGAAGTATTACCAACTAGTCCAATCCCAACTAGCGCAAATATTATCAAGATAGCAAATGGAGAACTAGGTTTAACAATAAATACAAATGAAGAAAATAAACAATGGTATGGAGAAATTCCTTGGGATAAGGTGAGAGAGTGGGGAATGGATGGAAGTGAAGTTTCCTCGATTTCAATAAAAGCGCCATTACCATTTTTACATGACAATAGTTGTATTTTGGATACTCCAGGGGTTGATTCAACAGACCCTACTCACAAGGCGATGACGATGGAGCAGTTGTATACAACTGATGTTATCGTATATTGCATGGATTATAATCATGTTCAATCAGAAACAAACTTATATTTTCTTCAGCAGCTTTCAAATGAAAATAAGCCAATATTTATTATTATTAATCAAGTGGATAAGCATAATGAATCAGAAATACCATTTTCTGAATTTAAATCATCTGTTAAAGAAGTATTACAGCAATGGGATATAGACTATATTAAACTGTATTACACATCGATGAAAGAAAGAAGCCATCCGCTTAACGAGTTTGATGCATTTGAGAAAAATATAAAAGGACTCTTATATAATAGTAATCATTTAATTTCAGATGCAAAACATCGATTAGAGAAGGGGTTCTTGAAATCAATACAAAGTAGATTAATTGAAGAAAAAGATGAAGAGATTGAGGAGATAAAACTTCAATTACATAAAGAAGGCTTTACTCTTGCTCAATTGAAGGAGCGCGAAGAACTTCTTCATAAACAAGAAAAAGTAATCAATTATCGAGAGCATTTACGAAGTGATTTTGAAAATGATTTAGGAAAGTTATTTAAAAATGTCACTCTCTTTCCATATGTTACAACTGAGTATACGAGACAGTGGCTTGAGAGTATTCAACCTGGCTTTAAAGTAGGGCTATTGTTTTCTAAAAAGAAAACTGCAGAAGAACAAGAAAAACGACTTCAGGCGTTAGTTACTGACCTCCAAGAGAAGGTGAAAACGCAGTTGATTTTTCATATTCACGATTATTTTAATAAAGTGGACCGTGAGATGTTGAGTAATAAAGACATGTTTGATTCTAAACTTAGTAAGCTATCATATGAAGTAAGTGAAAAGCTACTAGTCGAGCAAGCGAAGACCGGATATACTGATCGGAATTATGTCTTTACTTTCACAAACGAAGTAACCTCGCTTATTATTAGTGATGTTAAAAGAAAATCATTGGAACTTCATCAAGTACATATTGATGGTATGGCTCCACAAATGGAAATCGAAGAAAAACGACTCGAAAATGAGCTTGTACTATTAAACAAACTTACGAAGTACTTAAATAAATTGAATGACATTGAAACAAAGTTCCAGTTATTGTTAAATGAATTGGATAAATCATTAGCAAAGTTTCCGCAGGACACAAACTACAACCGCTTAATTTTAGAGTCACTTAGTAAATCGTATGAAGATATTTCGAATAGTTTTGCCCACGTTTTAAATATCAAAGATGGTGTTATTGATGATGATGAAATATATACTATCAATGAGAGTGAAATTGTTTTTGATGAAGAGCAAGCACTCAGTAGACTAAAGAAATTAAAAGATGTATTAGATAAGTACAAAGCGAAAAAAGTGCTGAGCGAGGAAAGAAATCAGCTATCTGAAAAGATTGATAAATATGAACAGCAATCATTCGTCATTTCTTTATTCGGTGCATTCAGTGCGGGAAAAAGCAGTTTTGCAAATGCACTAATAGGTGAAGATATATTACCTGTATCACCCAATCCTACGACTGCTACGGTGAATATGGTAACTCATCCTCAAAAAAATTATCCGAATGGTACAGTAGAAGTAAAGGTCAAATCAAAACAAATGTTAGAGAAGGAACTTGACTCTATTGGTCAACAGCTCGATATTAAGCTAACGGTTGATAATCTTAGGAAATGGAAACCTCGACAAGGAAAATACTTATCTAGCTGGCAACGAACATACATAGACTATGTTTCAACGTTGAAATCTAGCATTGCAGGGACGAAGTGGTCGCTCGGATCTACATTTACTGTAAATATAAATGAAATACAAAATATTGTCGCTAAGGAAAGTAATGCTTGCTTAATAGAAAAAGTAGTGATTTACTATGATTGTCCAATTACTGCTAAAGGTATTACAATCGTAGATACTCCAGGTGTTAACTCGATTCATGGTCGCCATACGAACGTTGCGTTTGAACAAATGCGCCAATCCGATGCGATATTTTATTTAACTTATTACAATCACGCATTTTCAAAAGCGGACCAACATTTTTTACAGCAAATAAGCAAAGTGAATATGAGCTTTTCTTATGATAAATTATATTTTTTAATCAATGCAGCTGATCTAGCAGGAAGTGAACGAGAACTAAATGGTGTAAGAAAGCATGTTTTTCATCAGCTCGTACAAAATGGTGTAAAAACGCCGCGATTATTTGACTTATCTAGTAAAGAAGGCTTAAAACAAAAAAGACAAAATAGTAATATAATGACAAGTTTCGCCAAATTTGAAAAATACTTCTATGATGAGACTATCGTTCAGTTAAAATTGTTAAGTAAAAATACAATTGAGGCTGATTTATCGAATTATACTAAGAAAGTTGAAGAGAGTCTTCGGTTTTCAAATGATGAGCTAGATCAGCAAAAAGAAAAATATATACTGCAAAAGGAAAAGGTTGAAGAGCAGGTGAAAGTGGTACAAGAAGCATCCTATCATTTTCTTGAGGATAAGCTTCAACAAGAGCTTGATCAGTTACTTTTATATTTAAAGGATAGATCGAAATTAGTTCTAAGTGATAACTTCCTCACAGCGATTAACGTAGCAGTTTTAACAGAAAATTCTAAGTCCGCACTTCAAAAACAATTGATAAATGCGGTGAGAGAATGGCGGAGTTTGGGTGAATACTTTATACAACAGGAACTTGAAGCAACATTGATTAGGGTAGAACAGAAAATAAAGCAAGTAGTAGAAAAAGAGCTTATGGTGAAAAAAGCGGAAATTCAAAAGCACCTTCCTTATCTTTCGTATTCTCCAAATGTTGAAATTGATCCAATTAAACAAACGGTTGATGTTCGAATGATAATAGACCTTAGCAGTTACGGTGATTATCTAAAATCGAAGAGAGATTTTTTTGAGGGTGGAAAAATGAAAACACTGAAAGAAAAACTTGTTTCTGATGGGACCTCTCAAGTTAATAAGCTTCTTGAAAAAGTTTCTGAAAAAATGAAATATGAAATTAAAAACAGGTTAACAGCCTTAGAGAGGAAAACGAAAGAAGAATTAATATTAAGTATGCACTATGAGCTAGAGCATATGGAAGCTTTATTTGATAAAGCGGAATACAACTCTTTAGAACATGAATTAGAAGAACTAAAAGGAGTATGA
- a CDS encoding YitT family protein: MKMIYMVVGCFIVSLGLLLLQYSEVITGGTAGLALSFSYLTNASFALTFFLINIPFYVLSYLKMGWKFTISTIFSVATLSIMTELVQLTPYFYVHPLVGSITGGMIVGFGLCLLFLNGSSLGGANILSLFLQKRFNLDPGKTMFVFDLVVILIGLYSVGLIRGAYSILSIIMLSAVISLFKTKIANYNQEAEERVEVDASA; this comes from the coding sequence ATGAAAATGATATACATGGTCGTCGGTTGTTTTATCGTTAGTTTAGGTCTACTATTACTGCAGTATAGTGAAGTGATCACCGGAGGTACTGCTGGATTAGCCTTAAGCTTCTCCTACTTAACAAATGCTTCATTTGCTTTAACATTTTTCCTCATCAATATCCCTTTCTACGTTCTTTCATACTTAAAAATGGGTTGGAAATTTACGATCTCTACAATCTTTTCAGTTGCAACACTTTCAATTATGACAGAGCTTGTCCAATTAACGCCTTATTTTTATGTCCACCCACTTGTCGGGTCTATTACCGGTGGCATGATAGTAGGTTTTGGGCTATGTCTGTTATTTTTAAACGGCTCTTCATTAGGTGGAGCAAATATATTATCATTATTTTTACAAAAACGATTTAACTTAGATCCTGGTAAAACGATGTTTGTCTTTGATTTAGTTGTTATTTTAATTGGGCTTTATAGTGTTGGACTAATAAGAGGTGCATATTCCATTTTATCTATTATTATGCTTTCAGCAGTTATTAGTCTATTTAAAACAAAGATAGCAAATTATAATCAAGAAGCTGAGGAACGTGTAGAAGTAGATGCTAGCGCATAA
- a CDS encoding 3'-5' exonuclease, translated as MAQIKQYIFFDFEMLCSNKNMSFREMEAIRLGAVKYDIESETVSTFDHFIKPINDEPLSAFCKNLTRISEENLKNAKSFPVVFADFLRWIGGVKKSRFFSWSKSDLSRLIIDSKTHHIPLSTIYKIKKRYIDFQAIFSKRVSKNTPSVENALKLYELSFKGQLHNPVDDAYNTLRIYLSFLNEPLKSDFIMISRFILDGNIPPDNDQARIEKMILEELQDDIKQITEGIEKIYKITDACKLVKRIKKIVDKYHNVSINRSKMFSNQVVTAIQLLTNFYEEMLQSYQEHASYNCKVMLLDGTIAEPISFILEG; from the coding sequence ATGGCACAGATAAAACAATATATCTTCTTCGATTTTGAGATGCTTTGCTCTAACAAAAATATGTCCTTTCGTGAGATGGAAGCAATACGCTTAGGAGCTGTGAAGTATGACATTGAATCTGAAACTGTTTCGACATTTGATCATTTTATTAAACCTATAAACGATGAACCACTCAGTGCCTTTTGCAAAAATCTTACTCGTATTTCCGAAGAAAACTTGAAAAATGCAAAAAGCTTTCCGGTAGTCTTTGCAGATTTCCTCCGTTGGATTGGTGGTGTAAAGAAATCACGTTTTTTTTCCTGGTCTAAGAGTGATCTATCTAGATTGATTATTGATTCAAAAACACACCATATTCCACTGTCTACAATCTATAAGATCAAAAAACGTTATATCGATTTCCAAGCTATTTTTAGTAAAAGAGTATCTAAAAATACTCCTTCAGTAGAAAATGCTCTTAAATTATATGAATTATCATTTAAAGGTCAGCTACACAACCCGGTGGACGATGCTTACAATACGTTACGCATTTATTTGAGTTTCTTAAATGAGCCTCTAAAATCAGACTTTATTATGATTAGTCGGTTTATTCTTGATGGGAACATTCCTCCTGACAACGACCAAGCCAGAATTGAAAAAATGATTCTAGAGGAGTTACAAGACGACATCAAACAGATTACAGAAGGAATAGAAAAGATTTATAAAATAACCGACGCATGTAAATTGGTGAAACGAATCAAAAAAATAGTGGATAAATATCACAATGTTAGTATAAATCGTTCGAAAATGTTCTCAAATCAAGTAGTCACAGCTATCCAATTGCTCACAAACTTTTATGAAGAAATGTTACAATCGTATCAAGAACATGCATCTTACAATTGTAAAGTAATGCTGTTAGATGGCACAATTGCAGAACCGATTAGTTTTATACTTGAAGGATAG
- a CDS encoding FAD binding domain-containing protein, translated as MIPFDFEYFRPTTLNDAFALFQKLSNAGKTPMYFSGGTEIITLGRINELYTDAVIDMKGISEYQALEQDDHYFYFGAGKTLAEIGEANVFPLLTKTVKDIADHTARTKITLGGNICANIFYREAVLPFLVTDSYAFIVGKDGTRTERINDIFKETLQLQQGEFLLQVCTEKKYFDMPHIHIKRRKQWFTGYPLITIVAVKESNNIKIAISGLTPYPFRSKEMEASLNDKNLTVSERINAALDKLQKNVLTDTEGSAQYRLFVMKNLLYDVLDHLEGEGGIH; from the coding sequence ATGATCCCTTTTGATTTTGAGTATTTTAGACCAACAACTTTAAATGATGCTTTTGCTCTTTTCCAAAAACTATCGAATGCTGGTAAAACGCCAATGTATTTTTCTGGTGGAACAGAGATCATTACACTAGGTAGAATAAACGAGCTTTATACAGATGCAGTGATAGATATGAAGGGAATAAGTGAGTACCAAGCACTAGAGCAAGATGATCATTATTTTTATTTTGGAGCTGGTAAAACGTTAGCAGAAATTGGGGAAGCAAATGTTTTTCCATTACTTACGAAAACAGTAAAGGACATTGCTGATCATACTGCACGAACTAAAATAACTTTAGGCGGCAATATATGTGCTAATATTTTTTATCGAGAAGCAGTACTTCCATTTCTCGTAACAGATAGTTATGCGTTTATAGTTGGTAAAGATGGGACTCGTACAGAGCGTATTAACGACATCTTTAAAGAGACACTCCAATTACAACAAGGCGAATTTCTCCTCCAAGTATGTACTGAAAAAAAGTATTTTGATATGCCACATATTCATATAAAAAGAAGAAAGCAGTGGTTTACTGGTTACCCACTAATAACAATTGTAGCTGTGAAGGAAAGTAATAACATTAAAATAGCGATTAGTGGGTTAACACCTTATCCGTTTAGGTCAAAAGAAATGGAAGCTAGTTTAAATGACAAAAATTTAACGGTTTCTGAGAGGATAAATGCAGCATTAGATAAATTACAAAAGAATGTGTTAACTGATACTGAAGGTTCTGCACAATATCGTCTATTTGTTATGAAAAACCTACTATATGATGTTCTTGATCACCTAGAAGGGGAAGGGGGTATTCACTAG
- a CDS encoding GNAT family N-acetyltransferase: MIKKRDLFESQALYELMVHPDVFPFVRQKPTSFEEYMFMTKQTIEAEEIGKTISRTIIDEWGNPIGTINLFDIHENAGFLGTWIGKNYHGKGYNNLAKEAFFNELFYELNIDRIFMKIRKENVRSLKAAQKLAYVVLVDETYKSLYEEINKGIFEYHLLEIPKDLYMLHTLRNGILAVSGEEQLKEA, translated from the coding sequence ATGATAAAAAAACGTGATCTATTCGAGAGTCAGGCTCTTTATGAACTTATGGTACACCCTGATGTCTTCCCTTTTGTACGTCAAAAACCAACTTCCTTTGAAGAATACATGTTTATGACAAAACAAACAATCGAAGCAGAAGAAATTGGAAAAACCATCTCAAGAACTATTATAGATGAATGGGGAAATCCAATTGGCACAATTAATTTGTTCGATATCCATGAGAATGCTGGATTTTTAGGTACATGGATAGGGAAGAATTATCATGGTAAAGGATACAATAATTTAGCTAAGGAAGCATTTTTTAATGAGCTTTTTTATGAACTTAATATTGATAGGATTTTTATGAAAATAAGAAAAGAAAATGTCCGTTCACTAAAAGCAGCACAGAAGTTAGCTTATGTTGTTTTAGTTGATGAAACATATAAAAGTTTATACGAAGAAATTAATAAAGGCATATTTGAGTATCATTTACTTGAAATTCCGAAAGACTTGTATATGCTTCATACTTTAAGGAATGGAATATTGGCAGTTTCTGGGGAAGAACAACTGAAGGAAGCTTAA
- a CDS encoding DUF3918 family protein gives MDMFGKKRNNNRNGLMMSLVGIGIGAAAYSMMRGRNNGNMMQPIQKAMGQITNKNRSNNDNEYV, from the coding sequence ATGGACATGTTCGGAAAAAAGCGAAACAACAATCGTAATGGATTAATGATGTCATTAGTCGGCATTGGGATAGGTGCAGCAGCATACAGCATGATGAGAGGTCGAAACAATGGCAATATGATGCAACCAATCCAAAAAGCTATGGGACAGATTACAAATAAGAACCGTAGTAATAACGATAACGAATATGTCTAA
- the ilvA gene encoding threonine ammonia-lyase IlvA: MSKTLSKIQIKDIIIANQVLKDVVVKTPLQRDEILSERYHCNVYLKREDLQVVRSFKIRGAYNLMQGLSKEELKNGVVCASAGNHAQGVAYSCKALGVKGKIFMPSTTPRQKVSRVEFFGGPFIEVILTGDTFDDSYDEANAFCEQNDMAFIHPFDDYRTIVGQGTIGLEVLDNVEEPISHIFMGIGGGGLISGVGSYIKSISPDTKVIGVEPEGAPAMKESLANDKVVKLEKINKFVDGAAVKQVGNITFEVGKDVIDDIVLVPEGKVCTTLLDLYNENAIVAEPAGALSISALDTYKEEIKGKNIVCIISGGNNDIDRMQEMKERSLIHEGYKHYFIVNFPQRAGALREFMRDVLGETDDITRFEYTKKNNRDKGPVLVGIELKKKDDYQPLIDRMNKKGFTYIEINKDQNLFNLLI; this comes from the coding sequence ATGAGTAAAACGTTAAGTAAAATTCAAATTAAAGATATTATTATTGCGAATCAAGTATTGAAGGACGTTGTCGTAAAAACACCGCTACAAAGAGATGAAATATTATCTGAGCGCTATCATTGTAATGTTTACTTAAAAAGAGAAGATCTTCAGGTTGTTCGATCCTTTAAAATACGTGGTGCCTACAATCTTATGCAAGGTTTGTCAAAGGAAGAGCTAAAAAATGGTGTTGTATGTGCCAGTGCAGGAAATCATGCGCAAGGTGTTGCATATTCTTGCAAAGCTCTAGGGGTAAAAGGTAAAATCTTTATGCCTAGCACGACACCGAGACAAAAGGTGTCACGAGTAGAGTTTTTCGGTGGTCCGTTTATTGAAGTTATTTTGACTGGTGATACATTTGATGACTCTTATGATGAAGCAAATGCTTTTTGTGAGCAAAATGATATGGCCTTTATCCATCCTTTCGATGATTATCGGACCATTGTTGGTCAAGGAACGATTGGACTAGAAGTTCTTGATAATGTCGAAGAACCTATTTCTCATATATTTATGGGTATCGGTGGAGGCGGGCTGATTTCTGGTGTAGGTTCCTATATTAAAAGCATTAGCCCAGATACAAAGGTAATTGGAGTGGAACCTGAAGGTGCACCTGCTATGAAGGAATCACTAGCAAATGATAAAGTCGTAAAGCTAGAAAAAATAAATAAGTTTGTTGATGGTGCTGCAGTAAAACAAGTTGGTAACATTACGTTCGAAGTTGGTAAAGATGTCATCGATGATATCGTACTAGTTCCTGAAGGCAAGGTCTGTACAACATTACTAGATTTGTATAACGAAAATGCTATTGTTGCTGAGCCTGCTGGTGCACTATCAATTTCCGCACTAGATACTTATAAAGAAGAAATTAAAGGGAAAAACATTGTATGCATTATTAGTGGAGGAAATAATGATATTGATCGCATGCAAGAAATGAAGGAGCGTTCTTTAATCCATGAGGGCTATAAGCATTATTTTATCGTTAATTTCCCACAAAGAGCAGGGGCGTTGAGAGAATTCATGCGTGATGTTTTAGGAGAAACAGATGACATTACAAGGTTTGAATATACGAAGAAAAACAACCGTGATAAAGGTCCAGTGTTAGTTGGAATTGAACTTAAGAAAAAGGATGATTATCAACCTTTAATTGACCGAATGAATAAAAAGGGTTTTACATATATTGAAATAAACAAAGACCAAAATTTATTTAATCTATTAATTTAA
- a CDS encoding NAD(P)H-dependent oxidoreductase, whose amino-acid sequence MKERSRLEKALTKKEIIEAFNFRHATKEFDANKKISEDDFQFILETGRLSPSSIGLEPWKFLVIENNELKNKLKEVSWGAQGQLPTASHFVVILARTIKDVKYDSEYIKKQMLEVKKFPEHLLSKIQERYKTFQESDLHLLENERTIFDWSVKQCYIALANMMTAAALIGVDSCPIEGFQYDHVHQILKEEGLLEDGNLDVAVMVAFGIRAQEPRPKTRKPLEDIVHWVK is encoded by the coding sequence ATGAAGGAGAGAAGTAGATTGGAAAAAGCATTAACGAAAAAAGAGATCATAGAGGCATTCAATTTTAGACACGCAACAAAAGAGTTTGATGCAAATAAAAAAATAAGCGAAGATGATTTTCAGTTTATTTTAGAAACAGGAAGGCTGTCTCCGAGTTCGATAGGATTGGAGCCATGGAAATTTCTAGTAATCGAAAATAATGAATTAAAAAATAAGCTAAAAGAAGTAAGCTGGGGAGCACAAGGGCAATTGCCGACAGCTAGTCATTTCGTTGTTATTTTAGCGAGAACAATTAAGGATGTAAAATACGACTCAGAATATATAAAGAAGCAAATGTTAGAGGTGAAAAAATTCCCCGAACATCTTTTAAGTAAAATACAAGAAAGATACAAGACTTTTCAAGAATCTGATTTGCACTTATTAGAAAATGAGCGTACTATTTTTGATTGGTCGGTGAAACAATGCTACATTGCACTTGCAAACATGATGACTGCAGCAGCACTTATCGGAGTAGATTCTTGTCCTATTGAGGGATTTCAATATGATCATGTTCACCAAATTTTAAAAGAAGAAGGATTATTAGAGGATGGGAACCTAGATGTCGCTGTGATGGTTGCGTTTGGTATTCGAGCTCAGGAGCCTCGACCTAAAACGAGAAAACCATTAGAAGACATTGTTCATTGGGTAAAATAA